aacctgattaccttgtaacctccccagcacttagaacagtgctttgcatatagtaagcgcttaataaatgccatcattattattatacagtgtcctgtgcacagcaagcgctcagtgaaACCAGTGACTGAAATAAGGAACTCATAAGGGTGGCTCGGGCTTCGCTTCTGCTCTTAAGTCTTTGGTGGTCAAAACTGTGTTGGCttgtctcctcttttagactTTGAGGTCCATGGAGGCAGGGATCACTCTTTGTATTTCTGAACCATCTCAACAAAATTTACTAAGCTTCTTCTGGGAACCTACTgtgtgcctagtactgtactGGGCATGGGGATGGAGTGTGGTataatgggcagagcacaggcctaggagtcagaaggacctggattctagtacgGGGTCCATCACTAGTCGGctgagtcaccttgggcaagtcacgtcacttctccatgcctcagttacctcatctctaaaatggggattaaaactgggcacCCCATgtgggtgggccagggactgtgtccaacctgattaacttgtatctacaccggcacttagtacagtgcctggcacatagtgagcgcttaacaaataccttttttaaaaagcatACCGCAATGAGAttctcctgtgtgcacagcactgtactggacatctactatgtgcagaataccgtaTTGGGAAcctcctttgtccagaaacgctctgggcatgttactcccctcctcaaaaatctccagtggctaccaatcaatctgcgcatcaggcagaaactcctcactctcggcttcaaggctctccatcacgtcgccccctcctacctcacctcccttctctccttctacagcccagcctgcagtaGACCAGcctttgccactaatctcctcaccgtgcctcgttctcgcctgtcccgccatcgacccccggcccacgtcatccctcgggcctggaatgccctccctctgcccatccgccaagctagctctctttctcgcttcaaggccctactgagagctcacctcctccaggaggccttcccagactgagccccttccttcctctccccctcgtccccctttccatccccccatcttatctccttcccttccccacagcacctgtatatatgtctgtacatatttattactctatttatttatttatttattttacttgtacatatctattctatttattttattttgttagtatgtttggttttgttctctgtctccccttttagactgtgagcccactgttgggtagggactgcctctatatgttgccaacttgtacttcccaagcgcttagtacagtgctctgcacacagtaagcgctcaataaatacgattgattgattgattgatttccccggaGAGCCACTATGGACTCAGATCCAGCCTATCCACGTTTCGTCACGCCGGCAGGAGGTGCCTCAACCTCCGCCCCGCGGGCCCCGATCGGTCCCAGGGCTCCCGGCACCCGGCAGGGCTCACCCCCGTCTTGAGCCTGATGCCTCTGCCCTACGGGACCCGGCCCCGGGGCGCCCGGGGGGCGGGAAGGGTCCGGGGAGGACGCAGCGTCGCGGCGGAGAACACGTGCCGGTGTCAGCCGCAGGGAGAAGCCCCCGCAGAGCCGCGCGGGACCAGGACCCCTGGGTCCCATCGAGCCTGAGGGCGGCTGAGCGCTGCGCCGCGAACGAATTAAAAGCCTCAGGCGGAGCGTGGAGAGACCTTGGGGGCCGGTACCGCCGCCACCGTTCGCCATCAGCCCGCCGCCCCGCTCCCGCCGGCTTCCACCTCGGTCCTGCAGGTGCGTGCCCGCGTTCGTCCAGCGCGCTCGGCCCCGAGACCCGCGGCTCCGACCCCAAATTCCCCCTTCCACCCATAACTCcacctggggagagtgcaattcatcagaattagcagacacgttccctgcccataacgcactgacagtctaggggactgTAATATCCTCGCTCttccttctaacaataataataaagatatctgttaagcactttgatgatgtgccaagcactgttctcagttctagggtagatacaatacaatcaggtcggataaagtcctgtcccacacggggctcacagtctagcagtgggGAGAATacttatttaatcctcatttttctagatgaggaaaatgaggcacagagaagtaaagtgacttgcccaaagtcacaatgctCTCacgatttgtaaatatttttgtctacCTCTCCCAtgagattgtaacctccttaagGATAGGGAACATGAGacttgcttctgttgaacttcACCAAGTGTTTGTTgactctcagctccttgtgggaagtgaTCACCtccaccaagtctgttgtaatgtactttcccaagtgctttaaacagtgctcttcacacagtaagcactcaataaataccattgatttatttttattttttaatggtctataagcacttactatgtgccaaatactgtgctgagggctggggaagaaacaaggtaatcaggtggacacagtccccacttacatgaggctcacggtccaagtaagagtaggatttaatcccaattttaaagatgaggtaaccggggcacagaaaagataagtgatttgcccaaggtcgcacagtagacaagtggcaaagacaggattagaacctaggtcctctgattcccagacctgtactctttccatgctgcttcccagtgattGATTAGTTCAGAGCTTAGTACTCAACAGGTCGTCCAAAAATTGCAGTattttcagtgcactgtactgaatatctgccctatacagagcactgtactagctcaaCGTCGAATGAGGAAGGCAAGTGGTTATGACTTGCAAGTATACAGTAGGTATGGATGAGAAAACCGGAGTAAACATCGGCAGATGCACAGATTGCTATACGGACAAAAGCTGAGGGAGTCGTGAGAGTGGAAAGATTGGGGCTCATAGGAAAGATTCCTGGAGGTGGAATTTCAAGAGGGTTTGTCAAAaggagggctttgcacatagtaagcgcttaataaatgtcattttaaaaaagtcGGTGGGGGAGGCCGAAGGAAGTTCCCCGTAGAAGGAAAGGCATCAAAAAGAGGTGGAAGCAAGAGAGTTGAGAAGGAAAGGGTAAAGAGGTTAGatggggaggagcaaagagtgtgagctggggtgttgtGAGACTGCAGGGCAGGAGGTCTAGGGGGGAAGCAGCATTTAAGAACTTGAACCCAATGGTAGCTGCAGTATTCGCTCTTGTCACCACATGCCCTGCCCCCACCAATTAGGCAGAAATCACTGCCCATGCCAACGTGTTATCCACCTCACCCCCGCCCCGCCATGCCAACGGTCTCCTATCCCGGTCTCCCCCCTTCACCCGCCTGCTCTGCTCCCGCAACCCCGACACCCAAGCCACTGCTTGTTCCACTTCAGCCCCTTCCAGGCTGCGGAACGATGGCCCTTCCGGGCAGCAGTAACTTCACCGGCTCCAGGAACGGGTTCGTCCTCCTGGGCTTCCCGTGCCGGCGGGAGATCcggcccctcctcttctccttcttctccgtGTCCTTCGCCCTGACCCTGCTGGGGAATGGGGCCATCGTCTGCACCGTGCGCCGGGACcgccgcctccacacccccatgtacctccTCCTGGGGAGTTTCTCCTTCGTGGAGATCTGCTACGTCACCTCCACGGTCCCCAACTTGATGGTCAACATCCTCTCCGATACCAAGGCCATCTCCCTCGCCGGCTGCTTCCTCCAGTTCTACTGCTTCTTCTCGCTGGGCACCACCGAGTGCCTCCACCTGTCGGTCATGGCGTTTGACCGGTTCCTGGCCATCTGCCAGCCGTTGCGCTACCCCTCGATCATGACCAACCGGTCCTGTGCCCACCTGGTGATCTCCTGCTGGGCGGGCGGCTTCCTCTGGTTCCTCCTTCCTGTTTACCTGGTGGCCCAGCTGCCCTTCTGCGGCCCCAATGTCATCGACCATATCCTCTGTGACTCGGGGCCCTTGCTGGCCCTGTCCTGCACGCCAGCACCTGGCTTGGAGTTCACCTGTTCGGggctcagcttcctcctcctcttgggcAGCTTGCTCTTCATCCTGGGCTCCTACGCGCTGGTGCTCCGGGCGGTGCTGAGGGTGCCCTCGGCCGCCGGCCGGCACAAGGCCTTCTCTACCTGCGGGTCACATCTGGCCGTGGTGGCGTTGTTCTACGGCTCCGTCATGGGCACCTATGTGAGCCCCGGGGCTGGGGGCTCGGGAGGAGGCCAGAAAGTCGTGACCCTGTTCTACTCGGTGCTGACGCCGCTCTGCAACCCGCTCATCTACAGCCTCCGGAACCAGGAGATGAAGGCCGCTCTccggtctgggctgggctgggctggggcgaGGCTGGGGCTTGTCCAGGTTGACTCGGGGGCGGGGGTCACAGGAAGGGCAGGGCAAGGAGCCAGAAATGATGGGGTCGACCAGAGCAAATGCCGCTGACCCTACTGGGTCCTGGGCCGTCCTTGATGCTGACCTTCGGGGAACCCAGCCCCTAAGGAGGCTCTGTCATACGCgaactgccccctccccttctcactcTCTTCCAGGTCGAATCCTCaacattcttcccctctccagccccacccaGGGCTCCTGGACCTTGGTCATATTAACTACGAATTGCCCACCCAGCCCCACCCAGGACTCCTGGACCTTGGTCAGATTAACTACGAATTGCCCGTCCAGCCCCACCACCCACCCACTGCCTCGGCTTGAAGGTTATGTTCATGAAGACGCTTATGGAGGGGATCGCAGTGGCgatgatggagagggagggaggtggaggagttgATGAAGACCAGAGTGGTGGTTTTGATGATGAGGACTGCGGCGAAAATGATTCGACTTTCAAATCCATCCGAAGATGAAAAGGGAGCGTCACGGCTGATTGTGCCACCCCTGAATCAGCCACCCTAGCCCACCCATGCTCTGCCCTGACAGTCTGCCATCTCCCTGCTCTGGTCTGGATAGCTGGGCACTGGCCAGCTGCACTTTTTTGGTTGTTATTGCTATTGTTGGTTACTTTGTTATAAGTCCGTGCTTCAC
Above is a window of Tachyglossus aculeatus isolate mTacAcu1 chromosome 12 unlocalized genomic scaffold, mTacAcu1.pri SUPER_6_unloc_1, whole genome shotgun sequence DNA encoding:
- the LOC119920886 gene encoding olfactory receptor 11H6-like, whose protein sequence is MALPGSSNFTGSRNGFVLLGFPCRREIRPLLFSFFSVSFALTLLGNGAIVCTVRRDRRLHTPMYLLLGSFSFVEICYVTSTVPNLMVNILSDTKAISLAGCFLQFYCFFSLGTTECLHLSVMAFDRFLAICQPLRYPSIMTNRSCAHLVISCWAGGFLWFLLPVYLVAQLPFCGPNVIDHILCDSGPLLALSCTPAPGLEFTCSGLSFLLLLGSLLFILGSYALVLRAVLRVPSAAGRHKAFSTCGSHLAVVALFYGSVMGTYVSPGAGGSGGGQKVVTLFYSVLTPLCNPLIYSLRNQEMKAALRSGLGWAGPHPGLLDLGHINYELPTQPHPGLLDLGQINYELPVQPHHPPTASA